A single genomic interval of Spinacia oleracea cultivar Varoflay chromosome 6, BTI_SOV_V1, whole genome shotgun sequence harbors:
- the LOC110796504 gene encoding tropinone reductase homolog At5g06060-like yields MNLSIGNTTTNSSNFPAIFQNPSFLPRSNSSITPKILSNSHPKTLIITASSNSSSNNNQNTPTNSNKDHRWSLRVCLWWDMVKNDFLYNVSPGFNMECFSYLISFSSISVNVAKQSLSGMTALVTGGTRGIGHAIVEELLGFGAIVHSCARNEVELDNCLKSWENQGFNVSGSVCDVSSWEQREKLLDTVSSIFYGKLKILVNNVGTNIRKSIVHVTPQEYSTLMTTNFESVFHLSQLGHPLLKASGCESIVFVSSVSGFVSLKSMSLQGATKGAINQLTRSLACEWAKDNIRSNAVAPWYIKTTMVEKVLSNEDYLEEVYSRTPLCRLGDPAEVSSLVAFLCLPASAYITGQIICVDGGMSVNGFYPKMDF; encoded by the exons ATGAATTTAAGCATCGGTAACACCACCACAAATTCATCTAATTTCCCTGCAATTTTCCAAAACCCATCATTTTTACCCAGAAGTAATTCATCAATAACCCCTAAAATTCTCTCAAATAGTCACCCCAAAACTCTAATAATAACGGCTTCTTCAAATAGCAGCAGCAACAATAATCAAAACACACCCACAAACAGCAACAAAGATCATCGGTGGTCTCTTAGGGTCTGTTTG TGGTGGGATATGGTGAAGAATGATTTTCTTTATAATGTTTCACCAGGTTTCAACATGGAGTG tttcagctacCTTATTAGTTTCAGCTCAATTTCAGTTAATGTTGCCAAACAGAGCCTTAGTGGGATGACGGCTTTAGTCACCGGCGGCACTCGTGGAATTGG GCATGCAATTGTGGAGGAATTGTTGGGTTTTGGAGCAATTGTGCATAGTTGTGCTAGAAATGAAGTTGAGCTTGATAATTGCTTGAAAAGTTGGGAAAATCAAGGGTTTAATGTTAGTGGGTCAGTTTGTGATGTGTCTTCTTGGGAGCAACGAGAGAAGCTTCTGGATActgtttcatctattttttatGGCAAGCTTAAAATTCTT GTCAATAATGTTGGGACAAATATACGGAAATCAATTGTTCACGTCACTCCACAAGAATATTCGACACTGATGACTACAAATTTTGAGTCTGTTTTCCATTTAAGCCAGCTGGGTCATCCTCTCCTAAAAGCTTCTGGCTGTGAAAGTATTGTGTTTGTTTCTTCTGTCTCTGGTTTTGTTTCCCTGAAATCGATGTCTCTTCAAGGAGCAACTAAAG GAGCAATTAATCAACTGACTCGAAGTTTAGCATGTGAATGGGCAAAAGACAATATTAGGAGCAATGCTGTTGCGCCTTGGTACATCAAAACCACTATGGTAGAAAAG GTCTTAAGCAATGAAGATTATCTAGAGGAAGTTTATTCTCGTACACCACTTTGTCGTCTTGGAGACCCAGCAGAAGTCTCTTCTCTGGTTGCATTCCTTTGCCTCCCTGCATCTGCTTACATTACTGGTCAAATTATCTGTGTTGATGGCGGAATGTCCGTCAATGGTTTCTATCCCAAAATGGATTTTTAA
- the LOC110796505 gene encoding uncharacterized protein encodes MWQIGIPYDLVEPVMCKSFGGTLDGVALEWLMNITPGSIYCLSDLINAFYQQFANSRQLEKQTSDLYRLVQGPTESVRDYFNRFNCEKISIKICDVRTAIETFKRGLIPNSELYREITKYPCATFEEVRSRATAQMRIEDDEITRMASQRPAGGSSDRRSYTPRNNNWRHQPYNRQNQVQNVNQYDDTNNVYRNERVVYPPISEYGFNVDIGGVVNALQSVGGTVRWPKKSDRPDSMKDMSKWCDLHRDNGHTTEECISLKKEVAYLLKRGHLKELLSDKGKETYNKDSNTHPSPPSGGDRPAPPMFEKVVNVISGGLDICGLTSSAAKKINRGESEAVKEGQTEDEMALEKSLAAMSITFDDSDSTNAQQEHHDGLVISLPIGNALIKRILIDNGSSANVLFLEALQEMGLEEKNIVRRSTVLVGFSGESLRTVGEISLPTYAEGVNVMTKFNVVDCSSTYNVILGRPWIHKMKAVPSTYHQSIKFPTKWGVMEIKGQQREAKKCYETALKPSKSSI; translated from the coding sequence ATGTGGCAGATCGGCATCCCCTACGACCTGGTCGAGCCCGTCATGTGCAAATCATTCGGAGGAACCCTCGACGGAGTGGCTCTGGAGTGGCTCATGAACATAACACCTGGATCCATCTACTGCCTGTCCGACCTCATCAACGCCTTCTACCAGCAATTCGCCAATAGTCGCCAGTTGGAGAAACAGACAAGTGACCTCTATCGGTTGGTCCAAGGACCTaccgagtcggtacgcgattattttaaccgttttaattgtgaGAAAATTAGTATAAAAATCTGTGATGTCAGGACAGCCATCGAAACATTCAAGAGAGGTCTCATCCCCAACTCGGAGCTGTACAGGGAAATAACCAAATATCCCTGTGCAACCTTCGAGGAGGTCAGATCGAGAGCCACTGCCCAGATGCGGATTGAAGACGACGAGATTACACGAATGGCTTCTCAGCGACCAGCAGGGGGCAGCAGCGACAGGAGGTCGTACACCCCAAGGAACAACAACTGGAGACACCAGCCGTACAACCGCCAGAACCAAGTACAAAATGTCAATCAATATGATGATACTAACAATGTTTACAGGAATGAACGAGTCGTTTATCCCCCCATCTCCGAGTATGGCTTCAACGTCGACATCGGAGGCGTGGTGAACGCCCTTCAAAGTGTAGGTGGTACCGTCAGATGGCCTAAGAAGAGCGACAGACCAGATTCCATGAAGGACATGAGCAAGTGGTGCGACTTACACCGCGACAACGGCCACACAACCGAGGAATGCATCTCCCTCAAAAAGGAGGTAGCATATCTGTTAAAAAGGGGACACCTGAAGGAACTGCTGAGCGACAAAGGGAAGGAGACGTACAACAAAGACAGCAACACCCATCCCAGCCCACCATCAGGCGGCGACCGACCGGCCCCGCctatgttcgaaaaagtggtAAATGTTATCTCTGGTGGTTTAGATATCTGTGGACTAACTtcttctgcagctaaaaaaATCAACAGGGGCGAATCTGAAGCCGTCAAAGAGGGGCAGACCGAAGACGAAATGGCACTCGAAAAATCATTAGCAGCAATGTCAATCACCTTCGACGACTCAGATTCAACCAACGCACAACAGGAACATCACGACGGGCTAGTCATATCGCTCCCAATAGGCAACGCTCTAATCAAAAGGATATTGATTGACAACGGCAGTTCAGCAAACGTACTGTTCTTAGAGGCTCTACAGGAAATGGGACTTGAAGAAAAGAATATAGTCAGAAGGTCGACGGTCTTAGTAGGTTTCAGTGGAGAATCGCTTCGGACAGTAGGGGAGATATCTCTGCCCACGTACGCAGAAGGTGTTAATGTGATGACCAAGTTCAACGTCGTCGACTGCTCATCAACATACAACGTCATCCTAGGACGACCttggatccacaaaatgaaaGCAGTGCCATCAACATACCACCAGTCAATCAAGTTTCCAACCAAATGGGGggtcatggaaatcaaaggacAACAAAGAGAAGCGAAGAAATGCTACGAAACAGCGCTGAAACCATCAAAGTCATCTATCTAG